Part of the Streptomyces sp. NBC_01460 genome, TGTACGAGTCGGAGGAACCGGTGGAGCTGGGCGGCACCGCCCGCTCATGAACCCTCGGTGACCGCGCCTCCCCCGTCCTCGGCCCCGTACTCCTTGCGCAGCTCGCCGATCACCCCGAACGCCGCGGCGCACACCGGTACCGCCAGCAGCATGCCCAGCAGGCCCGCCACGCTCGCACCGGCGGTCAGCGAGATCATGATCATGGCGGGGTGCATCTGGACCGTACGGCTCTGGATGGCGGGCTGCAGCACGTGGCCCTCCAGCACCTGGACGGCCACGACCACGCCCAGCGCCCAGAGCGCGATCACGATCCCCCGGTCGGCGAGCGCCACCAGCACCGCCACCGCTCCGGAGATGAAGGCCCCGAGGTACGGGATGTAGGCGCCGACGAAGACCAGCGCCCCCAGGCCCGCCGCCCCCGGCACCCGGAGGATCAGCAGGCCCACGGTGATGCACAGCGCGTCGATCAGGGCGATGAAGGTGGTGCCGCGCATGAACCCCTCGACGGCCTCGAAGGCCCTGCGCCCCATGGCCTCCACGAGGTCGCCCGTGCCGCGCGGCGCGAGGCTGTGGGCCAGGTCCACGGCACGGTCGGAGTCACGCAGGAAGAAGAAGGTCAGCAGCAGCGCCAGAACGCCGGTGGTGACGAGTGACCCGATGACGCTGATCCCGGTGAGCAGTCCGCCGGCGGCGCTCGCCCCGAACTTCTCGACGAGGTTCTTGGCGTTGTCCGCCAGATCGTCGACATCGGCGACGCCCTCGATCTCGAAGTGGTCGATGACCCACTGCGCGGCGTCCTTCAACGAGTCCACGATCTGGCCGCCGGTGTCGACGAGCACGGTGACGACGATGTAGCCGGCGCCGCCGCCCACCGCGACCAGCGCGGCGCAGGTGAGCCCTGCGGCCACCGACCTGTTCACCTTGTGGGCGGCCAGCCAGCGGTGGACGGGACCGAGCAGTGCCGTACCGAGCAGCGCCAGCAGGACCGGGGTGACCGCGGTCTTGAGCACCACGCACAGCCAGACGGCCACACCCGCGACACCGGCGACGAGGAGCAGGACGCCGCACCAGGCGGCCGTCCGCCGCG contains:
- a CDS encoding AI-2E family transporter, which encodes MPTRKPLLPDVARRTAAWCGVLLLVAGVAGVAVWLCVVLKTAVTPVLLALLGTALLGPVHRWLAAHKVNRSVAAGLTCAALVAVGGGAGYIVVTVLVDTGGQIVDSLKDAAQWVIDHFEIEGVADVDDLADNAKNLVEKFGASAAGGLLTGISVIGSLVTTGVLALLLTFFFLRDSDRAVDLAHSLAPRGTGDLVEAMGRRAFEAVEGFMRGTTFIALIDALCITVGLLILRVPGAAGLGALVFVGAYIPYLGAFISGAVAVLVALADRGIVIALWALGVVVAVQVLEGHVLQPAIQSRTVQMHPAMIMISLTAGASVAGLLGMLLAVPVCAAAFGVIGELRKEYGAEDGGGAVTEGS